The Chanos chanos chromosome 6, fChaCha1.1, whole genome shotgun sequence genome includes a region encoding these proteins:
- the arl6ip5a gene encoding ADP-ribosylation factor-like 6 interacting protein 5a, whose protein sequence is MAKVEVAPLRSWDDFFPGTERFAKPDVRDLQKWNNRVLCNLLYYQTNYLALAIIVFLLVGLTNPLGMFMGATVVTLVFLGSVWVGENKAVIKNFKKQYPSMFVFLVMTASYCVMSMFGGVMVFMFGITLPLVLIFAHASLRLRNMKNKLENKIEGAGLKKSPMGLILEALGQQEENLNKIQDFLESKLKE, encoded by the exons ATGGCCAAAGTAGAGGTAGCACCTTTACGGTCCTGGGATGACTTCTTCCCAGGCACAGAGCGATTTGCAAAACCCGATGTTCGTGATTTACAGAAATGGAACAATAGGGTTCTTTGTAACCTACTCTATTACCAAACAAATTATCTAGCGTTGGCAATAATTGTTTTCCTGCTAGTGGG ACTCACAAATCCACTGGGTATGTTCATGGGTGCCACAGTGGTCACTCTGGTGTTTCTGGGATCTGTGTGGGTAGGAGAGAACAAAGCTGTGATCAAGAACTTCAAGAAACAGTACCCctctatgtttgtgtttttggtgaTGACGGCCAGTTACTGTGTCATGTCTATGTTTGGAGGAGTCATGGTCTTCATGTTTGGGATCACCCTCCCTCTTGTCT TGATCTTTGCCCATGCTTCATTACGCCTCCgtaacatgaaaaataaactgGAGAACAAGATTGAAGGAGCAGGCTTGAAGAAATCTCCCATGGGCCTGATTCTGGAGGCCCTAGGCCAACAAGAGGAGAACCTTAACAAGATCCAGGATTTCCTAGAGAGCAAACTTAAAGAATGA